Within the Tessaracoccus flavescens genome, the region TGGGCGGAGACGAACCCGGGAAGCTACCGCCTGCTCTTCCTTCAGGACCTCGCCACCCTCGGCCTCGATCCCGCCCAACGGGCCAGGCTCGTCGAGGAACTGGTCCGCCGCACGGGCGGCATCGACCGACTTGCCATGGCTCATGGGATGCTCAGCCTGAGCCTCACGGTCGCGGGCGAGCTTGAGCCACCGGAAGGCGCGCCGTCCTGGACGGAGTTCGTCCGCGCCCGCCTCGTCCGGCTCTGCAGCGCGTGAACCGACACAGCCTTGGAGGAACAATGCGACGGATCGG harbors:
- a CDS encoding TetR/AcrR family transcriptional regulator — its product is MAKSKSEEIENRLRTGALSLLERDGAQALSARKIATEAGRTTMCIYSHFGSVPALLGSLYDNLADDLLSAVDQGDEPTLALAAWAETNPGSYRLLFLQDLATLGLDPAQRARLVEELVRRTGGIDRLAMAHGMLSLSLTVAGELEPPEGAPSWTEFVRARLVRLCSA